In the genome of Lactuca sativa cultivar Salinas chromosome 3, Lsat_Salinas_v11, whole genome shotgun sequence, the window TTCAATTTCCCTAAAAGTAGATGTATCAAATTTATTGTTCACTTGAAAAAAAGGAGTAGTTCAATTTTGGCATTATATTAGTAGTCACTTTCATCTCTAAGGGCATTCACAATCCATTGATGTGACgacccgatatttcgaatcaatgtaatgacctaaaaagtcaagaattgtaaccacttttgatataatgaaattattttcaaaaataaaatgttcaaaagtcatcTACTGGATTTCATAAATGATAGATATCATGTCCagggtttcagaaatataaagaacactaaaatccgagttataatgaagaagttatgaccaacctaagattcaCAGCAAAAACCGTCAATACGATTAAACGTAAAACgataaatttcaataaaatacttattagccttaggtatctaaataaaagtcgtagatatcattaaaccgtgaacatatataaaaagaacgtccaaatctgacttcatatgaggaagttatgatttttcgaacttTCGGACataacagtagacaactaaaaactcgaattagaGATCAAGCGACTTtttgccgacacaacctaaataagaatcgaagatctcttcaatagtagtacaatggtaaaaagacagacgagaACAGACGTCgggtgaagaagttatggatttttaacggacttttccagtcccggcctgttaaaaatatattattaaaaataaagtcaaaaaatagccgatgaagtctaaatgagaattgtagagtatattctcacctttgcgtgcatataaagaatgtcgaaaacggagctcgtacgtgaaAGTTACGAAATTTACAAGTTCGGGGCACAACTTCCGAGGCTGGTCCAaagggaacgccccgcgttcgtgCTCACAGACCTGTCCCTTCGCCATCCCATCTGAGGTTCGTAAGCGATGATGTATTTCAGCTTCGGAGCGTGCTGCGTTCAGGGGAACGCCCCCCGTTCGCATCTTTTCCAGCccttatataaagggtgcgagggtgACGGGCAAAGGTTGCTAATTCATCACCAAGGCTTCGGATTTTTCTTGCTTCTAACCTCTCGAGATTTTCCCGACATTCCGGTTTCATATTCAAGTCTTGacggaagttttacgctcccgagattcccgaggatcACGAGAAATCAGCTTTctcaagtcgaagttctgctcggttttcgtctcgccTTCTTCACtactaccaagtgagttcatacctctataactacattttcaaatgctttgtaaatgattttatacacttttaaggggggaatacaagtacacacACGGTTATCCTcatgtgaaaaacatcaatcttttgctatacttttgttagataataaatcatatgtgatttataactatcatacgaaaacATTCTCATACACCATATCATGATAACACTTTGTCTTTTTGGAACgaaacatgttgttatataaatatcaaaaactttatttatattttgagtataaatgttaaataatgttattacaaatgttatactttacatacaaagtcgacactacactagggtttatcatacaaacgaatcacacacttggaaaaactataataggtatagtttactagatattcatgagattttacatactataagtattatatcaaggaaatactttcatatacaagaataattggacttttcatacgtaaatctattcgATACTAagtttgtgagacattcaacttcacgtactttcaagtatgcagttaaagtcctgtattatatactataatctcttgtagggagagcgtgatacttgtgtatagatctatatgagattgacaatcccgcacctaaactattaactacagttagaccggcaggtctggggtgacaaacgtcataacattccaatgcctgaagaacgttattACAGGCAGTTTGGGTCAATAGCatgattataaaactcacatggagtattaaaaacacgttgatttacggggttatcaaattcCTTAgtgatcttatacatacacaaatctactattctaggcatgaaaaacaccattgcattccagttttggaacttttaaactaccacacacttatggaaaaatattggatttctagaagcaaacattcaaaaatagtcgggtgttggtagaagactacttttatactagtaggaaatatgggattttctaggagttttcaaacatctataaacaatttcattcaaatttatacaaacattgacattaaatacttatgaactcactagcttaaatgtTATTCTACTCTTTCAAATTTACTTGTaattctcagggattcagtaatacaggtaaacttcagcttttggagaagtgatgcTAAGACGtcagtttaaaactcattttttCATCATATTGTAAGTTGTTTTGAAACAAGTATAATTcgacaatgtaacttttaaattatatatatgatggttgttttactttctttactatgtattcaactgttatgatattaCATGGAGTCAtctgccctcgaacgattccgccgttctggtttgggggtgtgacaattgaactctatagagttcaacaggttgtcacatcatccattAAACATTTATACAACATCACCTACAACCCATTAAATACATATCCAATCCTAATCACCACCTTATTTCTTCTATTGAACCATTCAATGATTATTCAACTCCTCCATTCAACTTTACTCCATGTCATCACCCACAATCCATTCACCACTTATTTAATCATAGTCATCACCTTATTCGACTCTTATAGTACCTGCATTATGGATGCTCTAAGAACAATTTAGTAgtcattttcatgtataatagtaGATGTAGTCATTGAGTAGTCGTTTAATCTCATTTCAATTTTGCCATTATAAATTCAGTTTACTGGTTTCAATTTTCATCAtcattttttcttaaaaaaacaaCACTCTGAAATTTGCAATCCTAGTTTCTCTATATTCCTCATTCATGTTTATAACTTCAACTATCAACCTTCTTTCACAACTTAATCATAAGCTACTTCATTTTTTCTTAATTTCAAATATCTCATGTGAAACATTATATTTAGCATAATAATTTACATATTTtatctttattatttattttggaGTTGCATTTCCATAAAGTTTGTGTTGAAATTGAAAAATAATACTCAAGAACAAATAATGTGGCCTACAAATACTAATTTTGTAGATCTTCTTCGTAATTGTGAAGTATCGTTTCAGTCTCATGATTTTGTGACCGAGCCCTAAAATGTATAATTTTCTTTACCTAATGTTGATAGATTTAAGACAAAAAATGACTTTGGATTTGATTAACCTAATTCTAATGTAGTGAAGATTCTTAGGCCCTACTTTTTTTCCTCATGAACTGATAAATATCCTGAATAGATAATGAAATTTGAAGGGATAAAATGTTGTTGATATAAACAGTGTTTCTTTTTTAtcttcatattaataataaaaaaatgacaaGTTGACTACATATTCCATAATCATTATAAATTTAAAGTGTACATTAtcaaattaaataatttttaaatgtaaaatatattaaaaaaaatatgaatttaactTACATTAAAcatcattttaaataaattcaaGTGGGTGCATAAACATTAGATTTTTTAACGTTGTTTAGTAATATAAGGGTGGGACCCACTTTAAGTAGGTGCATGAACCCGACTCCTAAAATGGTGCCTCTGGCATTGAGCGTAGGACTACTTAGTAGGTGAAGAGGAAAGTTTTAATATTGTCTCCTATACACCTTAGTGTGAATGATATGTTCTggtaatgaaaaagaaaaatcatCATATATGGAAGATTACTCATTAGGTGGATGCATATAATTGTTTCGGATCTTTTATAGTAATAATAACAGAAATTTAAACTCCATAATTATTGTCTTCTATATCGTCCATTCAAttcaaaaaaatattgtttatccagtaaaacatatacaaacaaatattaaaaataacCTGAAATGTCAATATTTCTTATTTGAAAGTATGGTAGATGAAAAGCAACATAGAATATTATAAGGATCAATTatgaaactttttaaaacaaaaagTAAGTATTTTAATCAAGGgcggaacacaagaattaaagcTAGGGGGCcgatcaaaattttaaaataaaattatgtaAAATAATTACATGTGGCTCTTCGGGATTGTTATGTAATCTactaataatacaaataattaaattaaatatataaaaacgaTAATATAATTAAATTTGGTAAATTTTTAGACAATCAAGTCAAAATTTTGTACTTTATAGTATCATCGTGTGTGTATATAATATGTGGAAGttttcattttcctattttaaaattaaactctttacaatataaaaaaaatcaatgttgTAGAAAAAAAGGGGAGGAAGGAATAGAATATAGACAGGGAGATTATTACTACACCTATTTTAACTTTTTTGTAATTACTTTGTCAATCACCTCTATTTAGTTTTCCAAAAATCAGATTTCTTTACTTTATCCTTTCATTTATTTACCCAACCCTCATAGCTTATGACAAGTGAAAGAGAAAGACGGAATGCAAAGAAAACACATACGACAGAGAAGATAAAGAGATGCACGAAGGTCGTCAGTCGGATGGTGAGAGTAGATATAGAGAGCGCTCTAAGGTGAGCAGCAAGCGTGGAGATCAAATAGGAAAGCTCACGGAGGTCTCTGGTTCGACAAACGGCGTAGCTGCCCACTCCAACGACATTGATATTTTCCGGTGAGCCTTGACGGTTTATCTCGGTGGTAGCGATGAGTTTTTAGGATTATTAGGGTTTTATATTTTTTCTCAAAGATCGGAGTAAAAAACTTGTAAGTTGGAATACTTATCAGTTGAATTATAGAGTTTTGGTTTCCTAATTTATCTACTATCCTTATAAATAGCAGTGGTTTTGATTTTTCAtgtgattttgtggtattttgttaagtattttttttttttttccgaatTATCAGTTTTTGATAAGATTggttttctgatttgtttgaagTTGCTTGTATATACCAAAAATTACATAGGGGCACAAAATTTGTTTTATGGGATTTTTGGAGATAGTTACACTATATACAAGTATTAGTATGAAAAAAACCTAGGGGGCCATGGCCTCCCCACCACTTAAAGGGTCCACCACTGATTTTAATATAAAaactgaaaaataaaaataacataaggggtttatatatatatatatatatatatatatatatatatatatatatatatatatatatatatatatatatatatatatatatatatatatatatatatatatatatatatataataaaaccttGAATAGGAACTCATAGTTTGTTTTTTAGAGGCAtcttcaaaacaacccattttacgTACAAAGGTTTTCTAAACTGAGcacatattaaaaaataaataaaataataataataataataataataataataataataataataataaaattaaaaaaaaaaactctcgTTTCCTTATTCTAACTAGTGGAAAAATTCGGGCTTCACCCCGGTGccgtttttttgtgttttttataaaaagaaatgtaaaagttttgattgtaaggactaaaagtgttgaaatggttaaaGAATTAAAGACGTTGGAATTTGCAAGCTTTtagaaaaaggaccaaagttgtcaaTTTCTTAAAGTTTTTGTGGCCAAACGTTGAATATTAAAAGGTtctaaaaaatgtaaaattttgattgaaatgaccaaaagtgacaaaatgGCTAAAAAATAAGAGACAAAGTTGACAAAAAACATGCAAGTTTACTATTCATAAGGAAcaaagttttaatatatatatatatatatatatatatatatatatatatatatatatatatatatatatatatatatatatatatatatatatatatatatatatatatatatatatatatatatatatatatatgaggtaggttaaaatgtttctcacatctattgtgtgctagaatgcaccaataggaatttagtattaattatatgtatattaaatgttatccatacttataactcatttttatggaactaattaaatttgtcattaatgtcaacaataatattttttcagaatgaattcatatttagaagaatgagagtgtattccagcagaatgagagtgtattctaatagaatacactctcattcttcatattcaatggaactttattgtattttaacgTAGTGAGTTCTGAAACAAAATacgaattcatatataaaaacctagatgcaaattaattctgaaaaaatgttattactgatattaatgacggatttaattagtttccataaaaagagaattataattatggatatcatttagggggtgtttggataggaaaaaaagagATGCTTATTTCTTATTCTCACAATAAGCGAatttgagtgtttggataaaatccagcttattaagctaaataagctaattttaataagcatctcTCCTCATGCttattatttattgtttattcccaccacaaataagcAAAAAGCAATAAACtaataagctaatccaaacacccccttaatatacatataattgtggaaatcatttaatatctatatttatttaattaaataattatttaattactaaatttctattggtacattctagcacacaataaatgtgaaaaacaaaataacctagcccatatatatatatatatatatatatatatatatatatatatatatatatatatatatatatatatactttcttaaaataactaaaatgattggtccagaatcaatcaatagatagtgaaaacatttgaacctaactctctctctctctctctctctctctatatatatatatatatatatatatatatatatatatatatatatatatatatatatatatattactacaaACACAATTATACACTTATACTCTATCTGGCACAACATGTTCTATTTTGGGACATAATTAAATTGCATTAGAAGATGATTGAATCATCATGGTGTCATGCATGTCTTTTGTATTCATGACTTGGCTTGCATGCATAGTGCATTATGGTGCTTCAAACGAAGAAGATATccaaattaattaatagttttacGTCAATAACCATGAACTAGCATTTATTTATAGGATAACAAAGCTAATATTATTCCCACCGAGTTACACCTGAGTTAATTTCATTGAATAAAATAGATTTATTTATAAGCCCATGCATATCGACATAAGACATTTACATTTCCCGCTTGCTTTGCAGGGTCATGTTAATATGTTATGTAAGTTGCATGTGATGATCAGTTGCCAAGTCgattatatattataattatgtgtGTCATATATATGTGACAGAATAGTGAAGTTGACAATAAAAAGTGAATGTGTAAATTAACCTTATTGAAGGGGCGGATATAAAAGAAAAAGTAAACGAAACCTAGAAAAAGCTAATACCAACCTTCTCATGTGACCTGTGTTGCCATATGtcatgtcttatttatttattaatctaTATTATGTTGGTTCCCACTTCCCACCCACCACTCTCCTTCCATTCCCcatatacatgcatgcatggggAATGACATGGATATGGAGAAGATAAGATCCTAAAATTAGTCTCATATAGATAGTGCGCTACTTTACACCTCATTCTGATTAAGCAAAATAAACACCAATAAACTTTTGTGCATGATCAAACCATACGTAACTTTGAAATTAGAGAAACCCGACTCAGCATGTGCATGTCGATCGACAGCAAAAAGTAGATATGCACAACAAGAGGAAAGTAGTGGTCCAGAAAAGACTCAACGACCAATTAATTAACCACAAAATAAGGATAACCAACTAAAAGTTGTAATGGGTATTCTTCCGTTTTTACATGCCTATAAATAAATGTCCtccttcaaaaatcaaaacacaTTACCCACATTAACTTCACCACATTTAGCTTCAGAAGTAGCAACAATCAAAACAATATACCTTCAAATCACAACAAATACACATCAACTATGGATCACAGATCATCATCAAAACATGATACTGGAGTTGCGATCAAATCAACTAATACGGGATTACTATTATCTAAACCTTATGAACCCTGTCACTCAATTTCTTCCACTTCTTCCAAGACCAATGGCACTGAAAGAGAAGGTAGTTTTACACTCTAGATAATTAACAAACCACTTTATTTAATTGTTCTTTATTAATTTTCCAACCATAATTAAATGTTCTCTATACTTCTTTCATTCAGTCAATCTTATACTGTTCATCTTTTGTTAATATGCAGCAAGTTCAAGTCCCAAGTTAATTGAAATCATGAAACAGAAGTTGAGTCATGGTGCCCAAATGATCCAACTTGGAAGTACTCCAGGTAAAATCTTTAGGAAAACCTTCGGTATCAGAGAGGAAGAGAAGCTGTTACAGGCTTCCCAATGCTACTTGTACACTACAGCAGGTGCAATTGCAGGCATCCTCTTTGTGTCTACAGAAAGGATTGCATTTTGCAGTGATAGGTCCCTTAAAACTTATTCTCCCACAGGCGAACTGCTAAAGTTCCAATATAAGGTGTCAATCCCATTAGGAAAGATAAAAGGAGTAAGAGAAAGCATGAACACGAAGAGGCGATCATATAACTATGTGGAGGTAGTGACTGTTGATGATTTCAGCTTTTGGTTTCTGGGCTTTGAAAATTATAAGAAAACATTAAGATATCTCCATCATGCAATTGGCCACGAATGCTTATGTAATAGATGTTGAAATGTGAAAACTAGTCCTTAAATTTGATGTATATTTTCATGTAAAGTCAGTCTTATAGTTATTTCTAAAATTTTGTAGTAGAACTACTAATTCTCTAATGAGTAAAAGATGTATAGGTTGTCATATGCTCTCCATATCATACTTTTTAATGTCAATTTCTGGGTGCTAGAAGTTTAAATTCAAAGTCCACTTTAAACAACTTATACCATTACAAAATCTCATAAACACATTCAAATCAATACTAATatcaaatatatttaaaaaaaaactataataattaatatataatttttatgtcAAATACGTTTGTAGAAAAAAGATATAAGCAATTGAGTAGTCATTTTGATCATATGTAAAAGTAGATGTATGAATTTTTAATGTTTACCTGGaaaaaaattgtttaattttggcATTATATATTgaatagtcactttcatctttaAGAACAATTGAATAGTCATTTTCATCTATAAAAGTAGATGTGGTCAATATTGAATAGTCGTTAAATTCAGTTTACTGATTTCAATTTTCATCATCCTtctttcataaacaaataacacatTGAAATTTCAATCCTAGTTTCTCTATATTCCTCATTCATATTTATAACTTCAGCTACCTACATTACTTCACAACTTAATAATAAGGTACTTCATTTTTTCTTAATTTCAAATGTCATCATAAAGTACTTCATTTTTTCTTAATTCCAAATATCTCATGTGAAACATTATATGTAGCATGATAATTTACATATTTTATCTTCATTATTTATTTTGCATTGCATTTCTATGCATAAAGTTTGTgttgaaattgaaaaaaaaaatagtcaaAGAACAAATAATGTGGCCTATGAATACTATTTTTGTAGATCTTGATTGTGAAGTATCAGAACCGGTTTAGTCTTATGATTTTGTGACCGAGCCTTAAAATGTATCATTTCATTTACCTAATGTTGATAGATTTAAAAGAGAAAATGACTTTGGATTTGATTAACCTAATTTCCAATGTAGTTGAGATAGTCTTAGGCCTTATTTTTTTTCCTCCTGTACTAATAAATATCCTGAATGGATAATGTAACCTGAACGGATAATAAAACATGAACTGATAAAATGTTGTAGATATAAAGTATAAACATTGTTAACTTTTTTTTACATTGAATGCGTTATCTGAATAAGTGGCTATTTTGCCCTCATCCTTCCTAATAAATGAAAAGAAATTTGCTACATGTCACTTtctcattaacttggacacatgtcattttttggtatttttgaataaatgtttttttcatttgtaattttctcatttttttaatcttttcttaattaacacatcatattacaccttaattaataattgccttaattgaaaataaccaataaattacaatattacaccTTATATAGTATCTAATATGTTTCCCACTACAAGAAATAAGGACAATAGCAGCGACGCCATTAGCGGCGACGCACACTATCAGCGGCGACATGTCATTTCCGCGTTACCTGTCGCCGCTAATAGTGTCTGTCGCCGCTAATAGTAAAAAACCACGATCAGTGTCAAAAAGAACCGGTTAATCGTGTTCGTTGATCTGGACCAAATCGAACGACCAAAAACCGTGTTCGCTCAACGTATTCGCGGCGACATCAATGGCGGCGACGGCATCGCCGCTAATGCTCCAAAAAAAAGGCGCTATTTTTTCCCTCGTAAGGGTGTCGTTGCTAAAACCCTACTGTTGCCGCTAATACCTCCCTGTCGCCGCTAATaagtgtcgccgctaatgctcaTCGCAGATATACC includes:
- the LOC111884468 gene encoding GEM-like protein 6; the protein is MDHRSSSKHDTGVAIKSTNTGLLLSKPYEPCHSISSTSSKTNGTEREASSSPKLIEIMKQKLSHGAQMIQLGSTPGKIFRKTFGIREEEKLLQASQCYLYTTAGAIAGILFVSTERIAFCSDRSLKTYSPTGELLKFQYKVSIPLGKIKGVRESMNTKRRSYNYVEVVTVDDFSFWFLGFENYKKTLRYLHHAIGHECLCNRC